A window of the Acidimicrobiales bacterium genome harbors these coding sequences:
- a CDS encoding calcium-binding protein, with product MRDGTQQGAVTPDVDRQPAWGRRRSTRRPITPTSPSGPLSAGGLVVGVAVALAGLMGATGSVVDRTIDDNTTVFSDATTVAAPFVPSDPSADFGRMLLPVDAGIIAVGSEGVNGATATVVLIGAEGPPASADVVFAEQTIAASGSTLVVVDDGRLRVASIGTDGLLTEIASHERTDGAAFADVAALGGATLAVLRDSAGDEAGFVDVFDLNGGVQPVVALAPELERVSIAVDTSGDLVAVSGVRSQAATGEVQFFRRSGDAWLVDARFDGIGGGAVVASSTVPGEFLVQRNGFFTRPSGVWTRIGPDAGGRLQTDPEWSVQASSAASDGTLVAFGLPGDERTMTFSIELADEAAGGGSTAVVDLRHAQTIQAPIPVPADGSPARRRPPPSQFGTAVAFVQGRLVVAGPGLEIDGVRDEGAIFVFEATVGPAGCTITGTDGDDTLNGTTDDDVICGLGGNDLIRGNLGFDRIYGGPGDDDLSGDAADDLLVGGAGNDRLAGGAGADALYGGDGNDRLYGGAGNDHLDGGDGRDPCYGGADIDTFNAC from the coding sequence GTGCGTGATGGAACACAACAGGGAGCGGTGACCCCTGACGTCGATCGCCAGCCGGCCTGGGGCCGGCGGCGATCGACACGGCGACCCATCACCCCGACCTCGCCCTCGGGGCCGCTGTCGGCCGGCGGTCTGGTCGTCGGCGTGGCAGTGGCACTCGCCGGGCTCATGGGAGCGACGGGATCGGTCGTCGATCGAACGATCGACGACAACACGACCGTCTTCTCCGATGCCACCACGGTGGCAGCTCCCTTCGTGCCGAGCGATCCGTCGGCGGACTTCGGCCGCATGCTCCTCCCGGTGGATGCCGGCATCATCGCGGTGGGCAGCGAAGGCGTGAACGGTGCGACGGCCACCGTGGTCCTCATCGGCGCCGAAGGGCCTCCCGCCAGCGCCGACGTCGTCTTCGCCGAGCAGACCATCGCTGCGTCGGGCAGCACGCTCGTGGTGGTTGACGACGGCCGACTTCGTGTAGCGTCGATCGGTACTGATGGCCTGCTCACCGAGATCGCGAGCCACGAGCGGACCGACGGCGCGGCCTTTGCCGACGTGGCCGCGCTCGGCGGCGCGACGCTTGCGGTCCTGAGGGACTCCGCCGGTGACGAGGCAGGATTCGTCGACGTGTTCGACCTCAATGGCGGCGTCCAGCCCGTGGTGGCACTCGCGCCCGAACTCGAGCGGGTGTCGATCGCCGTCGACACCTCTGGCGACCTCGTTGCCGTCAGTGGGGTGCGGTCACAAGCCGCCACCGGTGAGGTGCAGTTCTTCCGACGATCGGGCGATGCCTGGCTCGTCGACGCTCGCTTCGACGGCATCGGTGGCGGCGCGGTGGTCGCCTCGTCGACGGTGCCCGGCGAGTTCCTCGTGCAGCGGAACGGCTTCTTCACCCGGCCGAGCGGGGTCTGGACCCGCATCGGCCCCGACGCCGGCGGTCGATTGCAAACCGATCCCGAGTGGTCGGTCCAGGCCTCCAGCGCGGCGAGCGACGGCACCCTGGTCGCGTTCGGCCTGCCCGGCGACGAGCGCACCATGACGTTTTCGATCGAGTTGGCCGACGAAGCCGCAGGCGGCGGCAGCACCGCAGTCGTCGACCTGCGCCACGCCCAGACGATCCAGGCCCCGATCCCGGTACCGGCCGACGGAAGCCCGGCTCGCCGCCGGCCCCCTCCTTCACAGTTCGGGACCGCGGTCGCCTTCGTCCAGGGGCGCCTGGTTGTTGCCGGACCCGGGCTCGAGATCGATGGTGTCCGTGACGAGGGTGCCATCTTCGTGTTCGAGGCGACCGTGGGTCCGGCCGGCTGCACGATCACCGGTACCGACGGCGACGACACCCTCAACGGCACCACCGACGACGACGTGATCTGTGGCCTCGGAGGCAACGATCTGATCCGGGGCAATCTCGGCTTCGATCGAATCTACGGGGGACCGGGCGACGACGATCTGAGCGGCGATGCCGCTGACGATCTGCTCGTCGGTGGCGCCGGCAACGACCGACTGGCCGGCGGCGCAGGGGCCGATGCCCTCTACGGCGGCGACGGCAACGATCGGCTCTACGGTGGAGCGGGCAACGACCATCTCGACGGTGGCGACGGGCGTGACCCGTGCTACGGCGGCGCCGACATCGACACGTTCAACGCCTGCTGA